The following is a genomic window from Leptospira selangorensis.
GAATCCGTTCCAGTGCCGGCGGAATCGGGGGAAAATTTCCATATAACTAAACCGGCAATCAAACCTCCCAAAACGGGAAGGAGCAGAAGAGCCCATCTTCCTAAATAAATAGAAACGATCGGTTCCAGAGAAACAAAATATTCTCCGCCCGAATGTGTATTATGTAAACCTGATATAGATTCTAAAGAAATGTATTCTGCCCAGGCAAGTGCTCTAGAAAAAAGAAGAGCGCCTAAACCGGAAACAACCCCTGTCAGAACACAATATAAATATAAGGACCTTCTGCCCTTAATTGTAAAATAAGATGAGATCGGTCTTTGCCGGAATTCTGCGTAGATATTTCCGAACATAAAGGATCTTTAAAATGATTTGGAAACCGAGATTTCCATGATCCGATTGTGGGTATAAGTATCCTGCCAACCGCCGATCATTCTATACAATCTAGGTAGGACTAACAAACCTATAAATACGGGTGCTCCTGGAGAATCCAAAACATTTCCCGAAGGAGTAGGCTTTAAAAAGTAAGTCTCAAGAGCGCTATTCTTTTCCATTGTAGTAGTCGCATAATAATATCCGATACCTGCAAGTAAAAGATCCAAACCGATATAACCGAACATACTTTTGAGTCTATCCGAACCTCCATAAACCGGAGATTTATAAGAGTTATAAAAAACGGAAGCAGCAGGTTGGATTATCGCCAAGGACTCGCTCCAAAAATAACTCTTGCGATAAGGTTCGAACTTTGCGTCTTCCGAAACGTCGGTATAATTCGCAAGTCCTCCCGTTAATTCTTTTTTAGTAAGTTCTTCTTGTAGAAAATTCCTAAAGATCCTTTCGCTTCCCTTTTTAGAAGATTCGATTCGGATCAAACTCATCTTATCTCTTTTTGCTAGCCCTAAAACGAATACATCCAGCTGTAAGGGAGAATACCATTTAGAAGTATATCTAAATGCAAAACCTTTCGTGTTTTGATTGGATAATATCCTATCATAAGTCAATCGATTCAAAGCGGAAAGAAGTCTTGTATCATTTTCCCCCGGATCACCTTCTAATTCGAAAACTTCTCCGGCGTATATAGAGGAGAAGGAAGACAAAAAGAAAAATAGGAATAAGGTTTTTAGGATTTTATGTTTAAATCTTTTTTGCATGTTCATTAAGAGATCCGATCCCCAAGGAGAAATCCGGCCAAAAGCATGGACGCGTTATAAGTGATATGTGCAGTCACAGGCACCCATATATTACCGGTTTTTAAATAAGAAATTCCGAATGAAAGTCCCACAAATATAAGAAGGATCGGAGCCACATAAGATCCCCCGTTAAAATGGACCACTCCGAAAATAACGGAGGTGATAATAAGTCCAATCGAACCTATATTTTTTTCCTCAAAGTATTTTAGTAAAAATCCTCTAAAGAAAAATTCTTCGAAAATTCCGGCTCCGAAAGCGATTGCAAGCAAGGTCCATCCTAATAGCTTCCAATTCATGTAAAGGTTTTTGGTAAGAATGATTTCTAAGTAATTGGATTGGGGTTTGCCTATGATAAAAAAGATCAAACTACTTGCTACATTCACAAAACAGAATGTGGCAAATCCAGTTGCAACACCTGCAAGTATATCTCTAACATTTGCTGAATCAGTGAACTCTGCAGTTTCTATCCTAGCGATCTTTCGGATAAAAAAGTAAGAAGGCACTAAAAAGCATAATCCCCAGATGATCCTGTCCAAGGACAATAACCAAGGGCGTTTGGTAACCACATACTCCGTGTATTCTCGAACAGCTTTTTCGGCGGAGGCAGGTTCATTCCAAGCCACTTCGGAAGATACTGTGTTTACTACTTCTTTT
Proteins encoded in this region:
- a CDS encoding CPBP family intramembrane glutamic endopeptidase, which produces MDLEKEDQKLAPGRDVLLMGLIQVFVLFIGMYSYMRVTRFQVESTLSLKTPKQNFVKTKEVVNTVSSEVAWNEPASAEKAVREYTEYVVTKRPWLLSLDRIIWGLCFLVPSYFFIRKIARIETAEFTDSANVRDILAGVATGFATFCFVNVASSLIFFIIGKPQSNYLEIILTKNLYMNWKLLGWTLLAIAFGAGIFEEFFFRGFLLKYFEEKNIGSIGLIITSVIFGVVHFNGGSYVAPILLIFVGLSFGISYLKTGNIWVPVTAHITYNASMLLAGFLLGDRIS